In Metarhizium brunneum chromosome 3, complete sequence, a genomic segment contains:
- the PDX3 gene encoding Pyridoxamine 5'-phosphate oxidase, which yields MDKIPLNYEASEGDTHKQTTNSLPPEVVQCLENARFLHLATCTDNVPHVSLMNYTYLPSSPYSSVPVIIMTTNPASRKTTNIIANPSVSLLVHDWVSHRPPTQGRRMSGGSPGPEHRSSLASLLLNLNSSAMSSISATIGGAARLAPSGSDEEKYFTEQHLANNTFEEGESIFRQDSNTGADDRGSHFVAGEEVRVIIVDIKDVRISDWKGTVRDWALVSDASLVNGA from the exons ATGGACAAAATTCCACTCAACTACGAAGCCTCCGAAGGCGACACTCACAAGCAAACCACCAACTCGCTACCCCCAGAAGTAGTGCAATGCCTGGAAAATGCTCGTTTC CTCCATCTGGCAACATGCACAGATAACGTGCCTCATGTCTCGCTCATGAACTACACATACCTCCCCTCGTCGCCGTACTCCTCCGtgcccgtcatcatcatgaccACCAACCCAGCCTCGCGCAAGACGACCAACATCATCGCCAACCCCAGCGTCTCTCTCCTCGTCCATGACT GGGTTTCCCACCGGCCACCTACCCAGGGCCGCCGCATGTCTGGCGGTTCTCCAGGCCCCGAACACCGCTCCAGCCTCGCCTCCCTtctcctcaacctcaactCCTCGGCCATGTCCAGCATCAGCGCTACCATAGGAGGAGCCGCCCGCCTGGCCCCGTCCGGCTCAGACGAGGAGAAGTATTTTACGGAACAGCATCTCGCCAACAATACCTTTGAGGAAGGTGAGAGCATTTTCCGGCAGGACAGCAACACTGGTGCCGATGACCGTGGAAGTCACTTTGTGGCCGGGGAGGAGGTACGGGTCATCATTGTTGATATCAAGGACGTCAGAATCAGTGACTGGAAGGGTACGGTCCGGGACTGGGCTTTGGTATCAGATGCGTCTTTGGTCAACGGGGCCTAA